A single genomic interval of Syntrophobotulus glycolicus DSM 8271 harbors:
- a CDS encoding L-2-amino-thiazoline-4-carboxylic acid hydrolase has translation MEEKQFSQSEVRDIVDKMARTLALLYHFLSSEVVADFGSKGEEAVRRAIHQYGKLRGEKIREEVAALGLPLTVENLSKYYDLPLPLAWISEKIRQEENCLEKKVTYCPFAEEWKALGGEQLGLIYCEQDLCMRQSYNPCFDLRQFTNLLQGDPHCHTIVQQMKNKS, from the coding sequence ATGGAAGAAAAGCAGTTTTCCCAAAGTGAAGTGCGGGATATTGTCGATAAAATGGCCAGAACCTTAGCGCTTTTGTATCATTTCCTGAGCAGCGAGGTGGTTGCCGATTTCGGCAGCAAAGGAGAAGAGGCGGTGCGCCGGGCCATTCATCAATATGGCAAGCTGCGCGGGGAAAAGATCCGGGAAGAAGTCGCCGCCTTGGGCTTGCCTTTGACTGTGGAGAATCTTTCTAAATATTATGATTTGCCTTTACCGCTGGCCTGGATTTCCGAAAAGATTCGCCAGGAAGAAAATTGTCTGGAAAAAAAAGTGACCTATTGTCCGTTTGCCGAAGAGTGGAAGGCGCTGGGCGGTGAACAACTCGGGCTGATTTATTGCGAACAGGATCTTTGCATGCGTCAAAGCTATAATCCCTGTTTTGATCTGCGGCAATTCACCAATCTTCTCCAGGGTGATCCCCATTGTCATACCATTGTTCAACAAATGAAGAATAAGAGCTGA
- a CDS encoding amino acid ABC transporter ATP-binding protein — MLEMTNIHKRFGKSEVLKGINLRIEKGDVVVILGASGSGKTTLLRCLNFLEKADEGHARFGDIDVDLKTASKKQVHDIRQKVAFVFQNYNLFHHKTALENVTLGLIVGRKIPKEKAEEIGRKALDKVGLTEKYQVYPAQLSGGQQQRVGIARAVALNPEIILFDEPTSALDPELIGEVLDVMKKLAQEGTTMLVVTHEMSFAQDVANHVIFMDGGVIVEEGSPQDIFRNPQEERTKQFLRRVLPEITYCI, encoded by the coding sequence ATGCTGGAAATGACAAATATCCATAAGAGGTTTGGCAAAAGCGAAGTATTAAAGGGGATCAATTTAAGAATCGAAAAAGGAGATGTTGTGGTCATCCTGGGCGCAAGCGGTTCGGGAAAAACAACCTTGTTAAGATGCCTGAACTTCTTGGAAAAAGCCGATGAAGGGCACGCCCGGTTCGGTGATATTGATGTGGATTTAAAAACGGCGTCCAAAAAACAGGTTCATGATATCCGGCAGAAAGTGGCCTTTGTTTTTCAAAATTACAACCTGTTTCATCATAAAACAGCACTGGAGAATGTTACCCTGGGGCTTATTGTCGGCCGGAAGATCCCGAAGGAGAAAGCGGAGGAAATCGGCAGAAAAGCCCTGGATAAAGTAGGCTTAACCGAAAAGTATCAGGTTTATCCGGCTCAGCTTTCCGGCGGCCAGCAGCAGAGAGTGGGAATCGCCAGGGCCGTCGCCTTGAATCCGGAAATTATTTTATTTGACGAGCCCACCTCGGCCCTGGATCCTGAATTGATCGGCGAGGTTTTGGACGTCATGAAAAAATTGGCTCAGGAAGGGACCACCATGCTGGTCGTGACCCATGAAATGTCTTTTGCCCAAGATGTAGCCAATCACGTGATCTTTATGGACGGAGGAGTGATCGTGGAAGAAGGAAGCCCGCAGGATATCTTTCGCAATCCTCAAGAGGAAAGAACGAAACAGTTCCTCAGAAGGGTCTTGCCCGAAATCACCTATTGCATTTGA
- a CDS encoding (2Fe-2S)-binding protein has translation MKGLTYTGFLSDDEVRALLPSPERMAKGPVAVIECTQNIPCNPCESACPFGAITIGEELTALPVLDQSKCRGCGLCVSGCPGLAIFLVDAAYSETEAAISLPYEYWPLPAAGDLVKGLDRAGHPVTEARIIHVDTLEKNTATAVITLAVLKQFMHEVRSFAPAKEQERREFVCRCEEITAAEIRQAVREGAKTVTDVKLATRAGMGLCQGLTCRKKISQIIAEETGRPLDELFPATVRPPVRPVPLGSLAGGEENE, from the coding sequence ATGAAGGGCTTAACTTATACCGGCTTTTTGAGCGACGATGAAGTCAGAGCGCTGCTGCCGTCCCCTGAGCGGATGGCGAAAGGCCCTGTCGCCGTCATTGAATGTACCCAAAACATTCCGTGCAATCCGTGCGAAAGCGCCTGCCCTTTCGGCGCGATCACCATCGGGGAAGAGCTTACCGCCTTGCCTGTGCTCGACCAGAGCAAATGCCGGGGCTGCGGTTTGTGCGTCAGCGGCTGTCCCGGCTTGGCAATTTTTCTTGTTGACGCGGCTTACAGCGAGACAGAGGCCGCGATTTCCCTGCCTTATGAATACTGGCCGCTGCCGGCGGCCGGTGATCTGGTCAAGGGCCTGGACCGGGCAGGACATCCCGTTACGGAGGCCCGGATTATTCACGTTGACACTTTGGAAAAAAATACTGCCACGGCAGTGATTACCCTGGCTGTGCTGAAACAGTTTATGCATGAGGTCCGCAGCTTTGCCCCGGCAAAGGAGCAAGAGCGCCGGGAATTCGTCTGCCGCTGTGAAGAAATTACGGCGGCGGAAATTCGCCAGGCGGTCCGGGAAGGGGCCAAAACTGTAACCGACGTTAAGTTGGCCACCAGAGCCGGAATGGGTTTATGTCAGGGACTGACCTGCCGCAAGAAAATCAGTCAGATCATTGCTGAAGAAACAGGCCGGCCCCTGGATGAGCTTTTCCCCGCAACAGTACGGCCCCCGGTCCGGCCGGTACCGCTGGGCAGCTTGGCCGGAGGTGAAGAGAATGAGTGA
- the vapC gene encoding type II toxin-antitoxin system VapC family toxin — MKVLVDTSVWSLALRRHEQGEFAQKLSGLIREALVVIIGPVRQELLSGISNEAVFSDLKEKLGQFDDLPITTYDYETAAQYDNICRKHGVQGSHIDFLICAAAGNHDLLIYTTDQDFKHFAAYLPIRLL, encoded by the coding sequence ATGAAAGTACTGGTGGACACATCCGTGTGGTCTCTTGCTTTGCGGCGCCATGAACAAGGCGAGTTTGCCCAAAAATTGTCCGGGTTGATCAGGGAAGCGCTTGTGGTGATCATTGGACCTGTTCGGCAGGAGCTTTTATCCGGGATTTCCAATGAAGCGGTCTTTTCCGATCTGAAAGAAAAGCTGGGGCAGTTTGACGATCTGCCGATTACGACCTATGATTATGAAACTGCCGCTCAGTATGACAATATTTGCCGGAAACATGGCGTGCAGGGTTCCCATATTGATTTTCTGATTTGCGCGGCAGCCGGCAATCATGACCTCCTGATTTATACGACCGATCAGGACTTTAAGCATTTTGCCGCATACCTGCCGATACGCCTCTTATAA
- a CDS encoding type II toxin-antitoxin system VapB family antitoxin translates to MATNLSIDSELLDAALKAGGLKTKKDTVNLALEEFIKRRKAADIIALFGKIEYDKDYDYKKERQR, encoded by the coding sequence ATGGCGACAAATTTGTCTATTGATTCGGAACTATTGGATGCCGCCCTAAAGGCAGGCGGCCTGAAAACAAAAAAAGATACGGTCAACCTGGCCTTGGAGGAGTTTATCAAGAGACGTAAAGCAGCGGATATTATCGCCCTCTTCGGCAAAATTGAATATGACAAAGATTATGACTACAAAAAAGAGAGGCAGCGCTGA
- a CDS encoding hemolysin family protein — translation MIILLNIILVIFFVLMNAFFVVAEFALVKVRKTQIEILAAGGSVGARYAHRVVNHLNAYLSACQLGITLASLALGWIGEPAVSKMIGPFLHFLGLPESAIHTISVVAGFFVITTLHIVLGELVPKSLAIISAERFSAATAMPLVFFYRATYPVMWLFNHTTNFLLKLMGYSMVEDHEAAHTDEEIKILVEESYKHGLIEKSEYTYVDNIFEFTDKNVRDIMIPRMDMVCVFKDDSFDRILETVMKEKYTRYPVCEGDKDNVIGFIHIRDLYEQRIQSDIKNIDGIMRSLISVPESMPINDMLKRFQKGKENIAVVIDEYGGTAGIVTVEDILEEIVGSLKDEYDEEDKEIEIIDSNTFLVQGMVHLERVEDLTGVKLPVEEYDTLNGFLTGQMGRIPAAAEKPQIEYDGLLFKVEKIKDRRITLVKICRA, via the coding sequence ATGATCATATTGCTGAACATCATCCTTGTCATCTTTTTTGTCCTGATGAACGCCTTCTTTGTGGTCGCCGAATTTGCCCTGGTCAAGGTCAGAAAAACCCAGATTGAAATCCTGGCGGCCGGAGGGAGTGTCGGAGCGAGATACGCCCATCGGGTGGTCAATCATTTAAACGCCTACCTGTCGGCGTGCCAGCTGGGGATAACGCTCGCTTCTCTGGCTCTCGGCTGGATCGGCGAGCCGGCGGTCTCCAAAATGATCGGTCCCTTTTTGCATTTCCTGGGCCTGCCCGAAAGCGCCATTCATACCATTTCCGTTGTCGCCGGTTTTTTCGTGATCACAACCCTGCATATCGTCCTGGGGGAGCTTGTCCCCAAATCACTGGCCATCATCAGCGCGGAGCGGTTTTCCGCAGCCACCGCCATGCCGCTGGTCTTTTTCTACCGGGCTACCTATCCGGTGATGTGGCTCTTTAACCATACCACCAATTTCTTGTTAAAGCTGATGGGGTATTCCATGGTGGAGGATCATGAGGCCGCCCATACGGACGAGGAGATCAAAATCCTGGTCGAGGAAAGCTATAAGCACGGCCTGATCGAAAAATCCGAATATACCTATGTCGACAACATTTTTGAATTCACGGATAAAAATGTCCGGGATATCATGATCCCCCGGATGGACATGGTCTGCGTGTTTAAGGACGATTCCTTTGACCGCATCCTGGAAACGGTCATGAAGGAAAAATACACGCGCTACCCGGTATGCGAGGGAGACAAAGACAATGTGATCGGCTTTATCCATATCCGGGATTTATACGAGCAGAGAATCCAGTCCGACATCAAGAATATCGACGGCATTATGCGCAGCCTGATTTCCGTTCCCGAAAGCATGCCGATCAATGATATGCTGAAAAGATTCCAAAAGGGCAAGGAAAATATCGCGGTCGTGATTGACGAGTACGGCGGCACCGCCGGCATCGTGACCGTAGAGGATATCCTGGAAGAAATCGTCGGCAGCTTAAAGGATGAGTATGACGAAGAGGATAAAGAGATTGAAATCATCGACAGCAATACCTTTCTGGTCCAGGGCATGGTTCACCTGGAAAGAGTGGAGGATTTGACAGGCGTCAAGCTGCCGGTGGAAGAATATGATACACTCAACGGCTTTCTGACGGGCCAGATGGGCAGGATACCCGCCGCTGCCGAGAAGCCTCAGATCGAGTATGACGGGCTCCTGTTCAAGGTGGAAAAGATCAAAGACAGGCGGATTACCCTCGTGAAAATATGCCGGGCATAA
- a CDS encoding amino acid ABC transporter permease codes for MNIFSLDFALKQFPAVLSAVPVTLLIAVVSMFLGMILGLLIALCRIYKVPVLSKIAAVYVSFIRGTPILVQLYVFFYGTPIALGFLNREFAGIFPDEIPPLACALLAYTINASAYHSEYIRSALNSIDSGQIEAAYSVGLTTAQGICRVILPQALIIALPNFVNVFIGLIKGSAVVFAIKVVEIMAVAKIIASEGYRFLEMYFDAAIIYWVICLLLERLVALLEKRLRNREAKIDGVKG; via the coding sequence TTGAATATTTTCAGTCTGGATTTTGCCCTGAAGCAATTTCCCGCGGTATTGAGCGCGGTGCCGGTGACACTCCTCATTGCGGTTGTTTCCATGTTTTTGGGCATGATCTTGGGGCTGCTGATTGCCCTGTGCCGAATCTATAAGGTACCGGTGCTGTCTAAAATAGCTGCCGTATATGTTTCATTTATCAGAGGAACCCCGATTTTAGTCCAGCTTTATGTCTTTTTTTACGGGACTCCGATCGCCCTTGGCTTTCTTAACCGGGAGTTTGCCGGAATATTTCCCGATGAGATCCCCCCTTTGGCTTGTGCCTTATTGGCCTATACCATCAATGCTTCCGCCTATCATTCCGAATATATCCGCTCGGCCTTGAATTCGATCGATTCCGGTCAGATCGAAGCTGCTTATTCCGTTGGGCTGACCACTGCCCAGGGGATCTGCCGTGTGATATTGCCGCAGGCCTTGATCATCGCCCTGCCCAACTTTGTCAACGTCTTTATCGGATTAATTAAAGGATCGGCCGTTGTCTTTGCCATTAAAGTGGTGGAGATCATGGCGGTCGCCAAAATCATTGCCTCTGAAGGATACCGGTTTTTAGAAATGTATTTTGATGCCGCGATCATTTACTGGGTAATTTGTTTGCTGTTGGAACGGCTGGTTGCCCTCCTTGAAAAACGGCTCAGGAATCGCGAGGCAAAAATAGACGGAGTGAAAGGATAA
- a CDS encoding amino acid ABC transporter permease, whose product MENIGIDGLGKLVLQIAEKLPVTIFVAALSFMFGLALGVVIALVRIKKRPVPYAIATLYVSFMRGTPALVQLFLIFYGLPQLLLLLNIDINDWNVAIFAIITFSLHIAAFLSEAIRSSYLAVGNGQLEAAYSIGLNDFQALRLVMLPQVLNLSLPTLGNNALILLKETSVAFTIGLVDIMGQAQVYLQIHYGMNMFGVYLLISLFYWLLCLAIERGVAYMEKRYAKIHIGLSR is encoded by the coding sequence ATGGAAAATATCGGGATAGACGGCCTGGGCAAGCTCGTACTGCAAATCGCTGAAAAACTGCCGGTGACCATATTCGTGGCGGCATTATCCTTTATGTTCGGCCTTGCATTGGGCGTGGTTATTGCTCTCGTCAGAATCAAAAAAAGGCCTGTACCTTATGCAATCGCTACTCTTTACGTGTCTTTTATGCGCGGGACACCTGCTTTGGTTCAGCTTTTCTTAATTTTTTACGGCTTGCCGCAATTGCTGCTTCTGCTGAATATTGATATCAATGACTGGAATGTGGCGATCTTTGCCATCATCACCTTTTCCTTACATATTGCGGCCTTTTTATCGGAAGCCATCAGATCCTCCTATCTGGCGGTCGGCAACGGGCAGCTGGAGGCGGCTTACAGCATCGGCCTGAACGATTTTCAGGCTCTGCGCCTAGTTATGCTGCCGCAGGTCCTCAATCTTTCCTTGCCTACTTTGGGCAATAATGCCCTGATCTTACTGAAAGAAACCTCTGTTGCTTTTACGATAGGGTTAGTGGACATCATGGGACAGGCTCAGGTTTATTTGCAAATTCACTATGGGATGAACATGTTTGGGGTTTATCTGCTGATCTCGTTGTTTTATTGGCTCCTTTGTCTTGCTATTGAGCGTGGTGTCGCTTATATGGAAAAGAGATATGCCAAAATTCATATCGGTCTTTCCAGGTAG
- a CDS encoding gamma-glutamyltransferase family protein, translating to MNYDPLAYPYASRRSLVYGAKGMVATSQPLAAQAGLDMLKQGGNAVDAAVAAAACLAVVEPSGNGIGSDAFAIVHMDKKMYGLNSSGPAPRSLTIEALKKAGYDRIPKFGLIPVTVPGAPAAWAALSRRFGRLPFPQLLKPAIEYAEQGFAVSPVISRLWQNSFDLYQAQTDPAIRPWFDLFAPQGRPPQAGEIWRSPEQAASLALIAETEGQALYGGVLAEKISAFAREHGGFLTVEDLAAFQPEWVQPLSVNYRGYDVWELPPNGQGLVVLLALNLLQGFDFTGRESLTACHRQIEAVKLAFADALAHITDPKMMHINIETLLSEAYTVERRKQITKTAQIPGSGRPHNGGTVYLASADGEGNMVSFIQSNFHGFGSGVVIPGTGISLQNRGYNFSADPGHVNCLAPGKRTYHTIIPGFITKDGRPVGPFGVMGGYIQPQAQVQVLMNILDFGLNPQAALDAPRWQWLEGNKVEVEASFPDSLAEELLQSGHQIVRGPAGATTFGRGQLIWRDDRGVLTGATEPRTDGTVAVW from the coding sequence ATGAATTATGATCCGCTGGCCTATCCGTATGCCTCAAGACGCAGCCTGGTTTACGGGGCCAAGGGTATGGTCGCCACTTCACAGCCGCTGGCCGCTCAGGCCGGGCTGGATATGCTGAAACAAGGCGGCAATGCCGTTGATGCGGCGGTGGCCGCGGCCGCCTGTCTGGCTGTTGTTGAACCGTCTGGAAACGGAATTGGCAGCGATGCGTTTGCGATTGTCCATATGGATAAAAAAATGTACGGCCTGAATTCCAGCGGACCGGCGCCGCGGTCCCTGACCATTGAGGCCCTGAAAAAAGCCGGTTATGACCGGATTCCCAAGTTCGGCCTCATTCCGGTGACTGTTCCGGGCGCTCCCGCCGCTTGGGCTGCTCTCTCCAGGCGGTTTGGCCGGCTGCCCTTCCCCCAATTGCTGAAACCGGCGATTGAGTACGCTGAACAGGGCTTTGCCGTTTCTCCGGTCATCAGCCGGTTGTGGCAAAACTCCTTTGATTTGTATCAAGCCCAAACCGATCCGGCCATCAGGCCCTGGTTTGATCTTTTCGCCCCGCAAGGCCGGCCGCCCCAAGCGGGGGAAATCTGGCGGTCGCCCGAGCAGGCGGCTTCGCTGGCCCTGATTGCCGAGACTGAGGGCCAGGCCCTTTACGGAGGAGTGCTGGCCGAGAAAATCTCGGCCTTTGCCCGAGAACACGGGGGATTTCTTACGGTGGAGGATCTGGCTGCTTTTCAGCCGGAATGGGTTCAGCCCTTAAGCGTCAATTACCGCGGGTATGACGTTTGGGAGCTTCCGCCCAATGGTCAGGGGCTGGTTGTTCTCCTGGCCTTGAATCTTCTCCAGGGCTTTGATTTTACCGGGAGGGAAAGCCTGACGGCCTGTCATCGCCAAATTGAAGCCGTTAAGCTGGCTTTTGCCGATGCTTTGGCGCATATTACCGATCCGAAAATGATGCACATCAATATTGAAACCCTTTTATCGGAAGCTTATACCGTCGAGCGCCGTAAGCAGATAACGAAAACGGCTCAAATTCCGGGCTCAGGCCGTCCGCACAATGGCGGTACGGTTTACTTGGCCTCTGCCGATGGCGAGGGCAATATGGTCTCCTTTATTCAAAGTAATTTTCACGGTTTTGGTTCAGGGGTGGTCATTCCAGGAACGGGAATCAGCTTGCAAAACCGCGGTTATAATTTTTCCGCCGATCCCGGGCACGTCAATTGTTTGGCTCCGGGCAAGAGAACCTATCATACCATCATTCCGGGCTTCATCACCAAGGACGGCCGGCCGGTCGGGCCCTTCGGGGTCATGGGCGGATATATCCAGCCCCAGGCTCAGGTGCAGGTGCTGATGAATATCCTGGATTTTGGCCTCAATCCGCAGGCGGCTTTAGACGCTCCCCGCTGGCAATGGCTGGAGGGAAATAAAGTGGAAGTGGAAGCATCCTTTCCTGACTCTTTGGCTGAAGAATTGCTGCAAAGCGGCCACCAGATTGTCCGCGGCCCTGCCGGAGCCACCACCTTCGGGCGGGGTCAGCTGATTTGGCGGGATGACCGGGGCGTTCTGACGGGGGCCACCGAGCCCCGGACAGACGGGACTGTGGCCGTCTGGTAA
- a CDS encoding (2Fe-2S)-binding protein, with protein MRIINHPILGQLSLKQTVTIWADGEKLTALQGETIASALLANGRHILRHTARYGQPRGIFCAIGRCTDCVMTVNGSPNVRTCVTEVQEGMVITSNFAGQRGDTADE; from the coding sequence ATGAGAATTATCAATCATCCCATTTTGGGCCAGTTATCCCTAAAACAGACGGTGACAATTTGGGCCGATGGGGAGAAGCTAACCGCGCTGCAGGGGGAAACCATCGCCAGCGCTCTGCTCGCCAACGGGCGGCATATCCTGCGTCACACGGCGCGTTATGGGCAGCCGCGGGGGATCTTTTGCGCAATCGGACGATGCACAGACTGTGTGATGACGGTAAACGGCAGTCCCAATGTCCGGACCTGTGTGACCGAGGTCCAGGAAGGCATGGTGATCACTTCAAACTTTGCCGGGCAAAGGGGGGACACCGCCGATGAGTGA
- a CDS encoding NAD(P)/FAD-dependent oxidoreductase codes for MSDSYDALVVGAGPAGLSAAIEMAGLGARVLVVDEHSRPGGQLFKQIHQFFGSHSHKAGIRGFAIGEELLSEATRLGVEVWLNSVVWGIFDKTAAILRNNSSQLSVKAAKIILATGATENSLTFPGSTLPGVMGAGALQTLINIHRVSPGKRVVMLGSGNVGLIVSYQLLQAGLEVAAIVEARPQIGGYGVHAAKLRRAGVPIIVGATIQQALGQDHVHSVELVRLDQDQRPLAGSEWILNADTVGMAAGLTPLAELAWTCGCAFVFSPVLGGHLPLHDSNMETSVDGLYVAGDIAGVEEASTAMEEGRLAGIAAAEALGFSDQKTAAAQKEAVRARMETLRSGPFGAARRLAKTEIFKQREGSAG; via the coding sequence ATGAGTGATTCCTATGACGCTCTTGTGGTCGGCGCCGGACCGGCCGGACTGAGTGCCGCCATCGAAATGGCCGGGCTGGGGGCCAGGGTTTTGGTCGTCGATGAACATTCCCGTCCCGGCGGGCAGCTGTTCAAGCAAATTCATCAATTTTTCGGTTCCCATTCCCACAAAGCCGGGATTCGGGGCTTTGCCATCGGTGAAGAGCTCCTGTCCGAGGCGACAAGGCTCGGGGTGGAGGTTTGGCTGAATAGTGTGGTTTGGGGGATCTTCGACAAAACCGCCGCCATCCTCCGCAATAACAGCAGCCAGCTCAGCGTCAAAGCGGCCAAAATCATTCTGGCTACCGGGGCGACGGAAAATTCCCTTACCTTCCCGGGCTCCACCTTGCCCGGTGTCATGGGCGCCGGGGCGCTTCAAACCCTGATCAACATTCACCGGGTTTCTCCGGGCAAGCGCGTGGTCATGCTGGGCTCCGGCAACGTCGGGCTGATTGTTTCTTATCAGCTGCTCCAGGCCGGCCTTGAAGTGGCGGCCATCGTGGAAGCCAGACCGCAGATCGGCGGCTACGGAGTGCATGCGGCGAAGCTCAGACGGGCCGGCGTTCCGATTATTGTCGGGGCAACCATTCAGCAAGCTCTTGGTCAGGACCATGTCCACAGCGTTGAATTGGTGCGGCTGGATCAGGATCAGAGACCGCTTGCCGGGAGCGAATGGATTTTAAACGCGGACACAGTGGGGATGGCGGCAGGCCTTACTCCTTTGGCGGAATTAGCCTGGACCTGCGGGTGCGCGTTTGTTTTTTCACCAGTATTGGGCGGACATCTTCCTCTTCACGACAGCAATATGGAAACCTCGGTGGACGGTTTATATGTCGCGGGGGATATTGCCGGGGTGGAGGAAGCCAGCACGGCGATGGAGGAAGGCCGGCTGGCCGGGATTGCGGCGGCCGAAGCGCTGGGTTTCTCTGATCAGAAAACAGCGGCCGCCCAAAAGGAAGCTGTCCGGGCCCGGATGGAAACGTTACGGTCAGGGCCCTTTGGCGCGGCACGCCGTCTGGCCAAAACGGAAATCTTCAAGCAGCGGGAGGGATCAGCAGGATGA
- a CDS encoding transporter substrate-binding domain-containing protein, with amino-acid sequence MKKWLSFLLVLAISISFAGCAKQAAPAETAQDGKTVVKVGIGNEFSPPFLLLDDQKQPIGYDMDYLNELQKKLPEYQFQYELGGDETQLIGTSTGKYAFAINFYFKNAERAQKFLYPENPYGYSATALVTKTDRNDIQSFGDLVGKKLTPMAASGGLRGIINHYNSTHPDKQVAIESIDNPSHAENLKTVANGKADASFLNAITFQEVNKNLKLDLKISGIVSKEPVYVVFNQSQTELAKKIDAATAEMTKDGTLTKLSEKWFNLDLFQDLDTVTKAYQNHQ; translated from the coding sequence ATGAAAAAGTGGTTATCCTTTCTTTTGGTACTGGCCATTTCCATCAGTTTTGCCGGATGCGCCAAACAGGCCGCGCCCGCGGAAACTGCCCAAGATGGCAAGACCGTTGTAAAAGTCGGAATAGGCAATGAGTTTTCGCCGCCGTTCCTGTTGCTGGATGATCAGAAGCAGCCGATCGGGTATGATATGGATTACCTCAATGAGCTCCAAAAGAAGCTGCCGGAATATCAGTTCCAATATGAGCTGGGCGGAGATGAAACCCAGCTGATTGGCACGAGTACAGGGAAGTATGCCTTTGCCATCAATTTTTATTTTAAAAATGCCGAACGGGCCCAAAAATTCCTTTATCCGGAGAATCCCTACGGATACTCCGCAACGGCGCTGGTCACCAAAACCGACCGGAATGACATCCAGAGCTTTGGAGATTTGGTCGGCAAGAAATTGACACCCATGGCGGCAAGCGGGGGGCTGCGCGGCATCATCAATCATTACAACAGTACTCATCCGGATAAACAGGTGGCTATCGAAAGTATTGACAATCCCTCTCATGCCGAAAATCTGAAAACGGTTGCCAACGGGAAAGCCGACGCCAGCTTTTTGAACGCAATCACTTTTCAAGAGGTGAATAAAAACCTGAAGCTGGACTTGAAGATCAGCGGAATCGTATCCAAAGAGCCGGTTTATGTTGTGTTTAATCAAAGCCAGACTGAGCTGGCCAAAAAAATAGACGCGGCCACGGCAGAAATGACGAAAGACGGCACATTGACGAAGCTTTCTGAAAAATGGTTTAATTTGGATTTGTTCCAGGATCTTGATACGGTAACCAAAGCCTATCAAAATCACCAGTAA
- a CDS encoding NAD(P)/FAD-dependent oxidoreductase: MSDIPKVVVVGGGIIGTAIAYYLAARGYRPVLLERKNIAGGTSSACEGTVIMQSKAPGPKLEMALQSRALYASLSETLGYDVEYEERGGLVVIENEQQAAIMLNTIEKQRSFGLKVDLLNIKETRELEPLLSENLWGAAYSEADGQVNPILVARAYSRAAARLGAGIRVGVNVTSLLVESGQVRGVMTSEGPVYADCVVNAAGVWASALTAPHGYEPSLVPRRGQILVSEPLPPLINHIVLCACYLAAKHHPELLDRNNRHHRLGVGTVIEQTAAGQLLIGSTREFAGFNDETTLEGIKSVAEHAVKLFPRLGKVNIIRTFSGLRPKTADGMPVIGPVESLPGLIMATGHEGDGIALAPITGTLIADLVEKMI, translated from the coding sequence ATGAGTGACATCCCAAAAGTCGTTGTGGTCGGCGGCGGGATTATCGGCACCGCGATTGCCTATTATCTTGCCGCCAGGGGATACCGGCCTGTTTTGCTGGAACGGAAGAATATCGCCGGCGGAACCTCAAGCGCTTGTGAGGGAACGGTGATCATGCAATCCAAAGCCCCGGGGCCGAAATTGGAAATGGCCCTGCAAAGCAGAGCTTTATATGCCTCCTTATCGGAAACCCTCGGCTACGACGTTGAATATGAAGAAAGAGGCGGGCTGGTCGTTATTGAAAATGAACAGCAGGCCGCTATTATGCTAAATACCATCGAAAAGCAACGGTCTTTCGGCTTGAAGGTTGATCTGCTTAACATTAAAGAAACCCGCGAATTGGAGCCGCTGCTGAGCGAAAATCTGTGGGGAGCCGCTTACAGCGAGGCGGACGGACAGGTCAATCCGATTTTGGTGGCCCGGGCCTACAGCCGGGCGGCGGCCAGACTTGGCGCCGGCATCCGGGTTGGTGTCAACGTGACAAGCCTGCTTGTGGAAAGCGGTCAGGTTCGGGGGGTCATGACAAGTGAAGGGCCTGTCTATGCCGATTGTGTGGTAAACGCTGCCGGAGTGTGGGCGTCCGCGCTTACCGCCCCCCACGGTTATGAGCCCTCCCTCGTTCCCCGGCGCGGTCAAATTCTGGTCAGCGAACCGCTGCCGCCATTGATCAATCACATCGTGCTTTGCGCCTGTTATCTTGCGGCAAAGCACCATCCGGAGCTGTTGGACAGGAATAATCGCCATCACCGGCTGGGGGTAGGAACAGTGATTGAGCAAACGGCTGCCGGCCAGCTGCTGATCGGCAGCACGCGGGAATTCGCCGGTTTCAATGACGAGACCACCCTGGAGGGGATAAAAAGTGTGGCGGAGCATGCGGTCAAGCTGTTCCCCCGCTTGGGAAAGGTCAATATCATTCGTACCTTTTCCGGCCTGCGGCCCAAGACCGCGGACGGCATGCCGGTCATCGGTCCGGTGGAAAGCCTGCCGGGCCTGATCATGGCCACCGGGCACGAAGGAGACGGCATCGCTTTGGCTCCGATCACCGGTACCCTCATCGCTGATCTGGTGGAAAAAATGATCTGA